From a single Verrucomicrobiia bacterium genomic region:
- the floA gene encoding flotillin-like protein FloA (flotillin-like protein involved in membrane lipid rafts) encodes MPLGELITVGLLGLLAIVGLVVILVLLNFGAIWIRAWSSGAPVGFMELISLKLRKVPVGMVVDARINAIKSGLRVRDESSGDRKVAIDDLSTHYLAGGNVMMVIQALINAQKAGIHLDFDRGCAIDLATKGTGKNVIEAVKTSINPRVIDCPNPNSGKNTIDAVAKDGIAVKVKARVTVRTNLERFVGGATEDTIVARVGEGIVTTIGSSTTYKDVLENPDRISNTVLSKALDSNTAFEILSIDIADIDIGENIGAKLQSEQAEANKLKAQAEAEVRRANAVAQEQEMLARVAEMRARVVEAEAQVPLAMAEAFRAGNLGIMDYYRMKNVQADTTMRESIAGPTSSAAQDAKI; translated from the coding sequence ATGCCCCTCGGAGAACTCATCACAGTCGGTCTGCTTGGCCTGCTGGCCATTGTCGGCTTAGTCGTCATCCTCGTCCTCCTCAACTTCGGCGCCATCTGGATCCGCGCCTGGTCGTCCGGCGCCCCGGTCGGTTTCATGGAACTGATCTCCCTGAAGCTCCGGAAAGTCCCCGTCGGCATGGTCGTCGATGCCCGCATCAATGCCATCAAGTCCGGCCTCCGCGTCCGTGACGAATCCAGCGGCGATCGCAAGGTCGCCATTGACGACCTCTCCACCCATTACCTCGCCGGCGGCAACGTCATGATGGTCATCCAGGCCCTGATCAATGCCCAGAAGGCGGGCATTCACCTCGACTTCGACCGCGGTTGCGCCATCGACCTCGCCACCAAGGGCACCGGCAAGAACGTCATCGAGGCCGTCAAAACCTCGATCAACCCCCGTGTCATCGACTGCCCCAACCCGAATTCCGGCAAGAACACCATCGACGCCGTCGCCAAAGACGGCATCGCCGTCAAGGTCAAGGCCCGCGTCACCGTCCGTACCAACCTCGAACGTTTCGTTGGAGGTGCCACCGAGGACACCATCGTTGCCCGCGTCGGCGAGGGCATCGTCACCACCATCGGCTCCAGCACCACCTACAAGGACGTCCTCGAAAACCCGGACCGCATCTCCAACACGGTCCTGAGCAAGGCCCTCGATTCCAACACGGCCTTCGAGATCCTTTCCATCGACATCGCCGACATCGACATCGGCGAGAACATCGGGGCCAAACTCCAGTCCGAACAGGCGGAAGCCAACAAGCTCAAGGCCCAGGCCGAGGCCGAAGTCCGCCGCGCCAACGCCGTCGCCCAGGAGCAGGAGATGCTCGCCCGCGTCGCCGAAATGCGCGCCCGTGTCGTCGAGGCCGAGGCCCAGGTGCCCCTGGCCATGGCCGAGGCGTTCCGGGCCGGCAATCTCGGCATCATGGACTATTACCGGATGAAGAACGTCCAGGCCGACACCACCATGCGTGAGTCCATCGCCGGGCCGACCTCCTCCGCCGCCCAGGACGCCAAGATCTGA
- a CDS encoding transposase → MRIPRIKADPSLPAVYHCMSRVAGRLPLLDDSAKHQLLNILHHLARFCDIDIITFCMMSNHFHLLIRVPPKPLPDSLPDDVILAKLEDFYGPKATLPTLARAALNRGQPIPDDIRQAVLSRIADLSVFLQEFKQRFSRWYNRRHDRTGYLWGERFRSVLVEDCPSTLRAIAAYIDLNPVRAGLVNDPKDYRFCGYAAALTGDKVIRRGIMGFLGAADWSTASAEYRLALYVIGGTSGRSDKRVLDPEAIRAELARGGQLPLGQILRLRIRHMTDGVFLGSKEFVDQMWERHRDKFGKRRKSGARIIRGAPIPGVAVLRDLRVDAVG, encoded by the coding sequence ATGAGAATCCCCCGCATCAAGGCCGATCCCTCCCTCCCGGCGGTCTATCACTGCATGTCCCGCGTCGCCGGTCGCCTTCCTCTCCTCGACGATTCCGCCAAACACCAACTCCTCAATATCCTCCACCACCTCGCTCGCTTCTGCGACATCGACATCATCACCTTCTGCATGATGTCCAACCACTTCCACCTCCTCATCCGCGTCCCGCCCAAACCCCTACCAGACTCCCTCCCGGACGACGTCATCCTCGCCAAACTCGAGGACTTCTACGGCCCAAAGGCCACCCTCCCCACCCTCGCCCGCGCCGCCCTCAACAGGGGCCAGCCCATCCCCGACGACATCCGCCAGGCGGTCCTCTCCCGAATCGCCGACCTCTCCGTCTTCCTCCAGGAGTTCAAGCAACGCTTCTCCCGCTGGTACAACCGCCGTCATGACCGTACCGGCTACCTCTGGGGCGAACGCTTCCGCAGTGTCCTGGTGGAGGACTGCCCCAGCACCCTCCGCGCCATCGCCGCCTACATCGACCTCAACCCCGTCCGCGCCGGACTGGTCAACGATCCCAAGGACTACCGCTTCTGCGGCTACGCCGCCGCCCTCACCGGCGACAAGGTCATCCGCCGCGGAATCATGGGCTTTCTGGGCGCAGCCGACTGGAGCACAGCGTCAGCAGAATATCGCCTGGCGCTTTACGTGATTGGCGGGACGTCAGGGCGGAGCGACAAGCGGGTGCTGGATCCGGAGGCGATCCGGGCGGAACTGGCGCGGGGCGGTCAACTGCCGCTGGGCCAGATCCTGCGCCTACGGATCCGGCACATGACCGACGGGGTGTTCCTGGGCTCGAAGGAGTTCGTGGACCAGATGTGGGAGCGGCACCGGGACAAGTTCGGCAAGCGACGCAAGAGCGGCGCACGGATCATTCGAGGCGCCCCGATTCCAGGAGTTGCCGTGTTGCGCGATCTCCGTGTGGATGCGGTGGGGTAG
- a CDS encoding HAD family phosphatase, protein MSGRMMARRPAAVVFDLGRVLLDFDYGLVVGRVAAKAATGTAELQRIFLESPLLPAYERGELSSEGFYEAVREATGFRGDYPEFAGYFADIFSEIPPMVALHEVLRASGVPTFIFSNTNALAIEHIRRNFPFFGRFDGYVLSYEHGSMKPSAPLYEVVERLTGRSGADLLYLDDMAENVAAGRDRGWQAIHHVNPADSRSRVAATGLLG, encoded by the coding sequence ATGTCTGGGCGGATGATGGCGCGACGACCTGCGGCGGTGGTGTTCGATCTGGGGCGGGTGCTGCTGGATTTCGATTACGGGCTGGTGGTGGGGCGGGTGGCAGCGAAGGCCGCGACCGGGACGGCGGAATTGCAGCGGATCTTTCTCGAATCGCCGCTGCTTCCCGCCTACGAGCGGGGCGAACTGAGTTCGGAGGGATTCTATGAGGCAGTGCGGGAGGCGACAGGGTTCCGGGGCGACTATCCGGAGTTCGCCGGGTACTTCGCCGACATTTTTTCGGAGATTCCGCCGATGGTGGCGCTGCACGAGGTCCTGCGGGCCAGCGGTGTGCCAACCTTCATTTTCTCGAACACGAATGCCCTGGCCATCGAGCATATCCGCCGAAACTTCCCGTTCTTCGGGCGCTTCGACGGTTATGTGCTGTCGTATGAGCACGGGTCGATGAAGCCCAGCGCGCCGCTGTACGAGGTGGTGGAACGACTGACCGGGCGATCGGGAGCGGATCTGCTCTACCTCGACGATATGGCGGAGAATGTGGCGGCGGGACGTGACCGCGGCTGGCAGGCGATCCACCACGTGAACCCAGCGGATTCGCGATCCCGGGTGGCGGCGACAGGACTGCTGGGGTGA
- a CDS encoding DNA topoisomerase III, with the protein MAKALIIAEKPSVATDIARALGGFKKHDDYFESDQYLLSSAVGHLLELAVPEEHEVKRGKWTFNALPHLPPHFTLVPIEKNENRLKTLTRLIKRKDVDRLINACDAGREGELIFRNIAAFTGARQPVERLWLQSMTPAAIREGFARLRSDPEMRPLSDASRCRAEADWLVGINGTRAMTAFNNKSGGFNKTPVGRVQTPTLAIVVEREQKIRDFVTRDYWEVMATFDAAAGPYPGRWFDERFQRPDGKDGDPDLRAERIWEEARAVSIRERCLGRPGIVTEESKPTTQLSPLLFDLTSLQREANGRFGFSAKNTLAIAQALYERHKVLTYPRTDSRHLPEDYPATVRKTLSALEAAAGGYTPLANKILAQDWVRPGNRRVFNNAKVSDHFAIIPTPEPPRSLTEPEQKIYDLVTRRFLAVFFPAAEFLETVRITRVEGEPFKSVGKVLVKPGWLEVYGKEVQATGDAPVLTPVTPGETVQTSDIEVKASRTKPPPRYTEATLLSAMEGAGKLVEDDDLREAMAEKGLGTPATRAQIIEGLIEDHYIVRQGKELQPTAKAFSLMVLLNGLGVETLTRPALTGEWEHKLKRMERGDLGRDVFMTEIRSLTEEIVNRAKSYDNDTIPGDFGRLQIPCPRCGGVIHETYKTFQCQGCSWSVYKIILGRQFEPEEVEELIRQSRVGPLRGFRSKQGRPFDAMMKLGPGPDFKAEFDFGNGKDAEGNDAAGATAPDFTGQTPLGPCPKCSSNVFDAGMKYVCERAVGPSKSCDFSSSKTILQQPLDPAQVRKLLAEGKTDLLKEFVSNRTGRKFEAFLVLKEGKVSFEFAPRQPRAKAAAPKEKGPPPPPVNFTGLTPVGTCPRCQGQVFEMADEYLCENTQRPTRPCKFKSGRTILEQPLERDQMARLLREGRTDLLDKFVSRKTGKHFSAHLVLGDKSKITFEFPER; encoded by the coding sequence ATGGCCAAGGCACTCATCATCGCCGAGAAACCCTCCGTCGCCACCGACATCGCTCGGGCGCTCGGGGGCTTTAAGAAGCACGACGACTACTTCGAGAGCGATCAGTACCTGCTCTCGTCCGCCGTCGGCCATCTCCTCGAACTGGCCGTCCCCGAGGAGCACGAGGTGAAGCGCGGCAAGTGGACCTTCAATGCCCTCCCGCATCTGCCGCCCCACTTCACCCTGGTGCCCATCGAAAAGAACGAGAACCGGCTCAAGACCCTCACCCGCCTGATCAAGCGCAAGGACGTGGACCGCCTGATCAACGCCTGCGATGCCGGGCGGGAGGGCGAACTCATCTTCCGCAACATCGCGGCCTTCACCGGCGCCAGGCAGCCCGTCGAACGCCTCTGGCTCCAGTCGATGACCCCCGCCGCCATCCGCGAGGGCTTCGCCCGCCTCCGGTCCGACCCCGAAATGCGCCCGCTCTCCGACGCCTCCCGCTGCCGCGCCGAAGCCGACTGGCTCGTGGGGATCAACGGCACGCGGGCCATGACCGCGTTCAATAACAAGTCAGGTGGCTTCAACAAAACCCCCGTCGGCCGCGTCCAGACCCCCACCCTCGCCATCGTCGTCGAACGCGAACAGAAGATCCGCGACTTCGTCACCCGCGATTACTGGGAGGTGATGGCCACCTTCGACGCCGCCGCCGGTCCCTACCCCGGACGCTGGTTCGATGAGCGTTTTCAACGGCCGGACGGCAAGGATGGTGATCCGGACCTGCGTGCGGAACGGATCTGGGAGGAAGCACGGGCCGTGTCGATCCGCGAGCGTTGCCTGGGGCGGCCCGGCATCGTGACCGAGGAGAGCAAACCCACCACCCAGCTTTCGCCGCTGCTCTTCGACCTCACCTCGCTGCAACGCGAGGCCAACGGGCGGTTCGGCTTCAGCGCCAAGAACACCCTCGCCATCGCCCAGGCCCTCTACGAGCGCCACAAGGTCCTCACCTACCCGCGAACCGATTCCCGGCACCTCCCCGAGGATTACCCCGCCACCGTCCGCAAAACGCTCTCCGCCCTCGAAGCTGCCGCCGGTGGCTACACCCCCCTCGCCAACAAGATCCTGGCCCAGGACTGGGTCCGCCCGGGCAACCGCCGCGTGTTCAACAACGCCAAGGTCAGCGACCATTTCGCCATCATCCCGACCCCGGAACCGCCCAGGTCGCTCACCGAGCCCGAACAGAAGATCTACGACCTCGTCACCCGCCGGTTCCTGGCTGTGTTCTTCCCGGCAGCCGAGTTCCTCGAAACCGTCCGCATCACCCGCGTCGAGGGGGAACCCTTCAAGAGCGTCGGCAAGGTCCTGGTGAAGCCCGGCTGGCTCGAGGTGTACGGCAAGGAGGTTCAGGCCACCGGCGACGCCCCGGTGCTCACCCCGGTGACGCCCGGCGAAACCGTCCAGACCTCGGACATCGAGGTGAAGGCCAGCCGCACCAAGCCGCCCCCGCGCTACACCGAAGCCACCCTCCTCAGCGCCATGGAAGGCGCGGGAAAACTCGTCGAGGACGACGACCTCCGCGAGGCCATGGCCGAAAAGGGCCTCGGCACGCCCGCCACCCGTGCCCAGATCATCGAGGGTCTCATCGAGGACCACTACATCGTCCGCCAGGGCAAGGAACTTCAGCCGACCGCCAAGGCCTTCTCCCTCATGGTCCTCCTCAACGGACTCGGCGTCGAAACCCTGACCCGTCCCGCCCTCACCGGCGAATGGGAGCACAAACTCAAGCGCATGGAACGTGGCGACCTCGGTCGCGACGTCTTCATGACCGAAATCCGCTCCCTCACCGAGGAAATCGTCAACCGCGCCAAGAGCTACGACAACGACACCATCCCCGGCGATTTCGGTCGCCTTCAGATCCCCTGCCCCCGATGCGGCGGCGTGATCCACGAAACCTACAAGACCTTCCAGTGCCAGGGCTGCTCGTGGTCCGTGTACAAAATCATTCTCGGCCGCCAGTTCGAACCCGAGGAGGTCGAGGAACTCATCCGCCAGAGTCGTGTCGGACCCCTCCGCGGTTTCCGCAGCAAGCAGGGGCGCCCCTTCGACGCCATGATGAAGCTCGGCCCGGGGCCCGACTTCAAAGCGGAGTTCGACTTCGGCAACGGCAAGGATGCCGAGGGCAACGATGCGGCCGGCGCCACCGCCCCGGATTTCACCGGCCAGACCCCGCTCGGCCCCTGCCCGAAGTGCTCCTCCAACGTCTTCGACGCCGGCATGAAGTACGTCTGCGAACGCGCCGTTGGCCCGTCGAAGTCCTGCGACTTCAGCTCCTCCAAGACCATCCTGCAGCAGCCCCTTGACCCCGCCCAGGTCCGAAAACTCCTGGCCGAAGGCAAGACCGACCTCCTCAAGGAATTCGTCTCCAACCGCACCGGAAGGAAATTCGAGGCCTTCCTCGTCCTCAAGGAGGGCAAGGTCAGCTTCGAATTCGCCCCCCGCCAGCCCCGCGCCAAGGCCGCTGCACCCAAAGAGAAGGGACCGCCCCCGCCCCCCGTCAACTTCACCGGCCTCACACCCGTCGGCACCTGCCCCCGCTGCCAGGGTCAGGTCTTCGAAATGGCCGACGAATACCTCTGCGAAAACACCCAGCGCCCCACCCGCCCCTGCAAGTTCAAGTCCGGGCGCACCATCCTCGAACAACCCCTCGAACGCGACCAGATGGCCAGGCTCCTCCGCGAAGGCCGCACCGATCTCCTGGACAAGTTCGTCTCCCGCAAGACCGGGAAACACTTCTCCGCCCATCTCGTTCTTGGCGACAAGAGCAAGATCACCTTCGAGTTCCCCGAACGCTGA
- a CDS encoding DUF1501 domain-containing protein produces MFDLLAESPDDRARLCGRGHSRREFLQVGALAALGLSLPQYLRASQTGLVKPGHDHRSCILIFNLGGPSHLDLWDMKPEAPSEVRGPFQAIRTKSDAFEISELLPRHAALADKFSLVRSCHHDGAAVHDAGWQMLQTGRRFTGGIHTPHAGAVVSHLMGRKTDLPPFVVLPELMGRGGGNLPNGQAGGFLGKAHDPFALMADPSQEDFRVPDLLPPDQMAATRLDRRRRMRDIVDGVVKAFEASEDARLLDENFHAAFRLMTSEQARAAFDLTREPVAVRERYGMNRFGQCCLLARRLVESGVRFVTINTFLTVFDEITWDIHGSKPFTSIEGMKDIVCPMYDQAYSALIEDLDQRGMLGDTMVANLAEFGRTPKVNPAGGRDHWPQCFTVYFAGGGVRGGRVVGASDPVGGFPAERPVVPGDLVATIFHSLGLDHTAHLPGPGGRPFPLTDLGTEPIRELFA; encoded by the coding sequence ATGTTCGACCTCCTCGCAGAATCTCCGGACGATCGTGCCCGTTTATGCGGGCGGGGGCATTCCCGGCGCGAATTTCTCCAAGTCGGTGCGTTGGCGGCGCTTGGGCTTTCCCTGCCCCAATACCTCCGGGCCAGTCAGACAGGCCTGGTCAAGCCGGGACACGACCATCGTTCGTGCATCCTGATCTTCAATCTCGGGGGGCCGAGCCATCTGGATTTATGGGACATGAAGCCGGAGGCGCCCAGTGAAGTGCGGGGGCCGTTCCAGGCGATCCGGACGAAGTCCGATGCCTTCGAGATCTCCGAGCTGCTCCCCCGGCACGCGGCACTGGCCGACAAATTTTCGCTGGTGCGGTCGTGTCATCATGACGGCGCGGCGGTGCACGACGCCGGCTGGCAGATGTTGCAGACGGGGCGCCGGTTCACGGGGGGGATCCACACGCCGCACGCGGGGGCGGTGGTTTCGCATTTGATGGGCCGCAAGACGGACCTTCCGCCGTTCGTGGTGCTGCCGGAACTGATGGGGAGGGGCGGGGGCAATCTGCCGAACGGCCAGGCCGGGGGTTTCCTGGGGAAGGCGCACGATCCGTTCGCGCTGATGGCCGATCCGTCACAGGAGGACTTCCGGGTGCCGGATCTGCTGCCGCCCGACCAGATGGCGGCCACGCGGCTCGATCGTCGGCGGCGGATGCGGGACATTGTGGACGGGGTGGTGAAGGCGTTCGAGGCGAGCGAGGATGCGCGGCTGCTGGACGAGAATTTTCACGCGGCGTTCCGGCTGATGACCAGCGAGCAGGCACGGGCGGCGTTCGATTTGACGCGGGAGCCGGTGGCGGTGCGGGAGCGGTACGGGATGAACCGGTTTGGGCAGTGTTGTCTGCTGGCGCGCCGGCTGGTGGAGAGCGGGGTGCGGTTTGTCACCATCAACACGTTTCTGACCGTGTTCGACGAGATCACCTGGGACATCCACGGCTCGAAGCCGTTCACCTCGATCGAGGGGATGAAGGACATCGTGTGTCCGATGTACGACCAGGCGTACAGCGCGCTGATCGAGGATCTCGATCAGCGGGGAATGCTGGGGGACACGATGGTGGCGAATCTGGCGGAATTCGGGCGGACGCCGAAGGTGAATCCGGCGGGTGGGCGGGACCACTGGCCGCAGTGTTTCACGGTGTACTTCGCGGGGGGCGGCGTGCGCGGGGGGCGGGTGGTGGGGGCGAGCGATCCGGTGGGTGGATTTCCGGCGGAGCGTCCGGTGGTGCCGGGGGATCTGGTGGCCACGATTTTCCACAGTCTGGGGCTGGATCACACGGCGCATCTGCCGGGGCCTGGCGGACGGCCGTTTCCGCTCACCGATCTTGGCACTGAACCCATCCGGGAGCTGTTCGCATGA
- a CDS encoding DUF1553 domain-containing protein has product MRPIVRAKVWAVAAWVAAWGGLGAAAWGAEAVPSFRHDILPILSQAGCSTGGCHGALAGKGGFRLSLFGYNPEADYRSITREMRGRRVELGDPGRSLLLTKPTTALPHKGGMRFGVDSEEYRLMAAWIAAGCPPPLPDDPVLEDLEVFPAEARGEPGGTISLRVRARFSDGTERDVTRWAKFTSTDETVASVDRAGTVTVLGHGEGAVTVWYSARIVAARVVAPYAHAIPGSVYAGAPRSGFIDDLVLERLAELALRPSPPADDATFVRRAFLDTIGRLPTPEEARAFVEDPSPGKHERLAELLLARPEYIDFWTYKWSDILLVSGAKLRPQALTAYYGWIRDQVALNTPWDELVRRVVTARGSSVEDGASNFYAVHQDPETMAENVSQAFLSLSINCAKCHDHPLEKWTNDQYYAFANLFSRVRAKGWGGDARNGDGRRTLYVEPEGELIQPRTGKPQPPAPLDGEPLDPDDAEDRRVRLAEWLTDPENPYFTRAIVNRVWAHYLGVGLVDPVDDLRVSNPASNERLLDALSAFLVERRYDLKALKRLILVSQTYRRSSEVLEENREDRRHYSRFYPRRLTAEVLKDAIADVTGVGDTYTEILLSDGSTEKTALYPGETRALQLKDSAVRSYFLKTFGRNQREITCECERSNQPNLIQVLHLANGSTINEKLASREGRVTQLLATDPAPERILEEAWMRSFSRAPSEAERREFGLLLADAGPEGRREAVEDLFWALLTSREFLFQH; this is encoded by the coding sequence ATGAGGCCGATCGTCCGGGCGAAGGTGTGGGCGGTGGCGGCCTGGGTGGCGGCCTGGGGGGGACTGGGGGCGGCGGCGTGGGGCGCGGAAGCGGTGCCGAGCTTCCGTCACGACATCCTTCCGATCCTGTCGCAGGCGGGGTGCAGCACCGGGGGATGCCATGGGGCCCTGGCCGGGAAGGGCGGGTTCCGGTTGTCGCTGTTTGGCTACAATCCCGAGGCGGATTACCGGTCGATCACGCGGGAGATGCGCGGGCGGCGGGTCGAGTTGGGCGATCCGGGACGGAGCCTGCTGCTGACCAAGCCGACGACGGCGTTGCCGCACAAGGGGGGGATGCGGTTCGGGGTGGATTCGGAGGAGTACCGGCTGATGGCGGCATGGATTGCCGCGGGGTGTCCGCCGCCGCTTCCGGACGATCCGGTGCTGGAAGACCTGGAAGTGTTCCCTGCGGAGGCGCGGGGCGAGCCGGGCGGCACCATTTCACTGCGGGTACGGGCGCGGTTCAGCGACGGGACGGAACGGGACGTGACGCGGTGGGCGAAGTTCACGTCGACGGACGAGACGGTGGCCAGCGTGGACCGGGCGGGAACGGTGACCGTGCTGGGCCACGGCGAGGGAGCGGTCACGGTGTGGTATTCCGCGCGCATTGTGGCGGCCCGGGTGGTGGCGCCGTACGCGCATGCGATTCCGGGGTCGGTGTATGCCGGGGCGCCGCGTTCGGGTTTCATCGACGACCTGGTGCTGGAGCGGCTGGCGGAGCTGGCCTTGCGGCCGTCGCCGCCGGCGGACGACGCGACGTTTGTGCGGCGGGCCTTTCTGGACACCATCGGGCGGCTGCCCACGCCGGAGGAGGCGCGGGCCTTCGTGGAGGATCCATCGCCCGGGAAGCACGAGCGCCTCGCCGAACTGCTGCTGGCCCGTCCGGAGTACATCGATTTCTGGACGTACAAGTGGTCTGACATCCTGCTGGTGAGCGGGGCCAAGCTGCGTCCGCAGGCGTTGACCGCGTACTACGGGTGGATCCGGGACCAGGTGGCGCTGAACACGCCGTGGGACGAACTGGTGCGGCGGGTGGTCACGGCGCGGGGTTCCTCGGTGGAGGACGGGGCGAGCAATTTCTACGCGGTGCACCAGGACCCGGAGACCATGGCGGAGAACGTCAGCCAGGCGTTCCTGTCGCTCTCGATCAACTGTGCCAAGTGCCACGATCATCCGTTGGAGAAGTGGACCAACGACCAGTACTACGCCTTCGCCAACCTCTTTTCCCGGGTGCGGGCCAAGGGATGGGGCGGCGACGCACGGAACGGCGACGGGCGGCGGACGCTGTATGTGGAGCCCGAGGGCGAGCTGATCCAGCCGCGCACCGGCAAGCCGCAGCCGCCGGCGCCGCTGGACGGGGAGCCGCTGGATCCGGACGACGCGGAGGATCGCCGGGTGCGGTTGGCGGAGTGGCTCACGGATCCGGAGAATCCGTACTTCACGCGGGCGATCGTCAACCGGGTTTGGGCGCACTACCTCGGGGTGGGCCTGGTGGATCCGGTGGACGATCTGCGGGTGTCGAATCCGGCGAGCAACGAGCGGCTCCTCGACGCGCTCTCGGCGTTCCTGGTGGAGCGGCGGTACGATCTGAAGGCGCTGAAGCGACTGATCCTGGTGTCGCAGACTTACCGGCGTTCGAGCGAGGTGCTCGAGGAGAACCGGGAGGATCGGCGGCACTACTCGCGGTTTTATCCGCGGCGCCTGACGGCGGAAGTGCTGAAGGACGCCATCGCCGATGTGACCGGGGTGGGCGACACGTACACGGAGATTCTGCTGAGCGACGGATCGACGGAGAAGACCGCGCTGTATCCTGGCGAGACGCGGGCGCTGCAACTGAAGGACTCCGCGGTGCGATCGTATTTTCTGAAGACCTTTGGGCGGAACCAGCGGGAGATCACCTGCGAATGCGAACGGTCAAACCAGCCGAACCTGATCCAGGTGCTGCATCTGGCGAACGGCAGCACGATCAACGAGAAGCTGGCATCCCGGGAGGGCCGGGTGACGCAGTTGCTGGCCACCGACCCGGCGCCGGAACGCATCCTGGAGGAGGCGTGGATGCGGAGTTTCAGCCGGGCGCCGTCGGAGGCGGAACGGCGCGAGTTCGGGTTGCTCCTGGCCGACGCGGGTCCCGAGGGGCGGCGCGAGGCGGTCGAGGACCTGTTCTGGGCGCTGCTGACGTCGCGCGAGTTTCTTTTCCAGCACTGA
- a CDS encoding type II secretion system protein, producing the protein MNPRRSSRPGEAGQRPSTLPATNPAFTLVELLVTIAIIGILASMLLPALANARERARRTACLNLQRQFVLAAHLYAGDHEDRLPPGGTDNSNPNDTHTPILSHASKTNLLRYAGDLRSLDCPNLTRWMERREGWRLHDDYGIAIAYHYLGGHPGTPWDAVPGSTNRWTSPQKSGDDPTLVLVADLNVYCPSFQRILAPHGARGPIVREEDHFDQDDRLFDQTPADIGGRGGNVALLDGSAAWRPMSRMRAYRASHLWGADGAFGVW; encoded by the coding sequence ATGAACCCGCGCCGGTCATCCCGTCCGGGCGAAGCCGGCCAACGCCCGTCCACCCTCCCAGCCACCAACCCCGCCTTCACGCTGGTCGAATTGCTCGTCACCATCGCCATCATCGGGATTCTCGCGTCCATGCTCCTGCCCGCTCTCGCCAACGCCCGCGAACGCGCCCGCCGAACCGCCTGCCTCAACCTCCAGCGCCAATTCGTCCTCGCCGCCCACCTCTACGCCGGTGATCACGAAGACCGGCTCCCCCCCGGTGGCACCGACAACAGCAATCCCAACGATACCCACACCCCCATCCTCTCCCACGCCTCCAAAACCAACCTCCTCCGGTACGCAGGCGATCTCCGCTCCCTCGATTGTCCCAACCTCACCCGTTGGATGGAACGTCGCGAAGGTTGGCGCCTCCACGACGACTACGGCATCGCCATCGCCTATCACTACCTCGGCGGACATCCCGGCACCCCTTGGGACGCCGTGCCCGGCTCCACCAATCGCTGGACCTCTCCCCAGAAGTCCGGCGACGACCCGACCCTCGTCCTCGTCGCCGACCTCAACGTCTATTGCCCCAGCTTCCAGCGCATCCTCGCCCCCCACGGCGCCCGCGGCCCCATCGTCCGCGAAGAAGATCACTTCGATCAGGACGACCGCCTCTTCGACCAGACTCCCGCCGACATCGGCGGGCGCGGCGGCAACGTCGCCCTTCTCGACGGCTCGGCCGCCTGGCGCCCCATGTCACGCATGCGTGCCTACCGCGCCTCGCATCTCTGGGGCGCCGACGGCGCCTTTGGAGTCTGGTGA